In a genomic window of Streptomyces sp. NBC_01231:
- a CDS encoding cation acetate symporter codes for MNSNYAVPAVALVVVATVLVGAFGLRISRTTSDFYVASRTVGPRLNATAISGEYLSAASFLGIAGLVLVQGPDMLWYPVGYTAGYLVLLLFVAAPLRRSGAYTLPDFAEARLASQAVRRLAGAFVVGVGWLYLLPQLQGAGLTLTVLTGAPEWLGGVIVAVVVMATVAAGGMRSITFVQAFQYWLKLTALLVPALFLFLAWQGDGAPRHAFEEPVTLREQRVVRVDDSLDLKLDRPLTVTVTGTLDGRPHDRQRLRLPAGTHHIEQGTRLTFAKGATVPAADRGTNGGMSTSLAASREERPLYATYGLILATFLGTMGLPHVVVRFYTSPHGVAARRTTVAVLALIGVFYLLPPVYGALGRLYTPELTLTGNADAAVLLLPDRMIGGVGGDLLGALVAGGAFAAFLSTASGLTMAVAGVLTQDVLPSRGVRHFRLGTVLAMAVPLAASVLAGGLPVADAVGLAFAVSASSFCPLLVLGIWWRRLTPPGAAAGMLVGGGSAFVAVAATMAGFPGPGPLHALLAWPALWSVPLGFLTMVLVSLATAGRVPAGTAAILARFHLPEELRAEVKA; via the coding sequence ATGAACTCGAACTACGCCGTCCCCGCCGTCGCCCTCGTCGTCGTCGCGACCGTCCTCGTCGGCGCCTTCGGCCTGCGCATCTCCCGCACCACCTCCGACTTCTACGTGGCCTCCCGCACCGTCGGCCCCCGCCTGAACGCGACCGCCATCAGCGGCGAGTACCTCTCCGCCGCCTCCTTCCTCGGCATCGCCGGACTGGTCCTCGTCCAGGGTCCGGACATGCTCTGGTACCCCGTCGGCTACACCGCCGGCTATCTGGTCCTCCTCCTGTTCGTCGCCGCCCCGCTGCGCCGCTCCGGCGCCTACACGCTGCCCGACTTCGCCGAGGCCAGGCTCGCCTCCCAGGCCGTACGGCGGCTGGCGGGCGCCTTCGTCGTCGGGGTCGGCTGGCTGTACCTGCTGCCTCAACTCCAGGGCGCCGGGCTGACGTTGACCGTGCTGACGGGGGCGCCCGAATGGCTCGGCGGAGTGATCGTCGCGGTCGTCGTGATGGCCACCGTCGCCGCCGGCGGCATGCGCAGCATCACCTTCGTACAGGCCTTCCAGTACTGGCTCAAGCTCACCGCCCTGCTGGTCCCCGCCCTCTTCCTGTTCCTCGCCTGGCAGGGCGACGGAGCGCCCCGGCACGCCTTCGAGGAACCGGTGACCCTCCGCGAGCAGCGGGTCGTCCGGGTCGACGACAGCCTCGACCTCAAGCTCGACCGGCCCCTCACCGTCACGGTCACCGGCACGCTCGACGGCCGCCCGCACGACCGGCAGCGGCTCCGGCTCCCGGCCGGCACCCATCACATCGAGCAGGGCACCCGGCTCACCTTCGCCAAGGGCGCCACCGTCCCGGCCGCCGACCGCGGCACCAACGGCGGCATGTCGACCTCCCTGGCCGCGAGCCGCGAGGAACGCCCGCTGTACGCCACGTACGGACTGATCCTCGCCACCTTCCTCGGCACCATGGGCCTGCCGCACGTCGTCGTCCGCTTCTACACCAGCCCGCACGGTGTCGCCGCCCGGCGCACCACGGTGGCCGTGCTCGCCCTCATCGGCGTCTTCTACCTCCTGCCGCCGGTCTACGGCGCCCTCGGCCGGCTCTACACCCCCGAACTCACCCTCACCGGCAACGCGGACGCCGCCGTCCTGCTGCTGCCCGACCGCATGATCGGCGGCGTCGGCGGCGACCTCCTCGGCGCGCTGGTGGCGGGCGGTGCCTTCGCCGCGTTCCTGTCCACGGCCTCCGGGCTGACCATGGCCGTCGCGGGCGTCCTCACCCAGGACGTCCTGCCCTCGCGCGGTGTACGGCACTTCCGGCTCGGCACGGTCCTCGCCATGGCCGTCCCGCTCGCCGCGAGCGTCCTGGCCGGCGGACTGCCCGTCGCGGACGCGGTGGGCCTGGCCTTCGCGGTGTCGGCGTCGTCGTTCTGCCCGCTGCTCGTCCTCGGCATCTGGTGGCGCAGGCTGACCCCGCCGGGCGCCGCCGCCGGGATGCTGGTCGGCGGCGGTTCCGCGTTCGTCGCCGTGGCCGCGACCATGGCGGGCTTCCCGGGCCCCGGCCCGCTGCACGCCCTGCTCGCCTGGCCCGCGCTCTGGTCGGTGCCGCTGGGCTTCCTCACCATGGTGCTGGTGTCCCTGGCGACGGCGGGACGGGTACCGGCGGGGACGGCGGCGATCCTGGCGCGCTTCCACCTGCCGGAGGAACTGCGGGCGGAGGTGAAGGCATGA
- a CDS encoding LytTR family DNA-binding domain-containing protein — translation MLRALAVDDEHPSLEELLYLLNADPRIGSAEGAGDATEALRRINRALESGPHGPEAIDVVFLDINMPGLDGLDLARLLTGFAEPPLVVFVTAHEDFAVQAFDLKAVDYVLKPVRKERLAEAVRRAAERSDSGPRIPVHEPDPDHIPVELGGVTRFVSVDDITHVEAQGDYARLHTHKGSHLVRIPLSALEERWRSRGFLRIHRRHLVALRHIGELRLDAGTVSVLVGSEELQVSRRHTRELRDLLMRRP, via the coding sequence ATGCTGCGCGCCCTGGCTGTCGACGACGAACACCCCTCCCTGGAGGAGCTGCTCTACCTCCTGAACGCCGACCCCCGCATCGGCAGTGCGGAGGGCGCCGGTGACGCGACCGAGGCGCTGCGCCGGATCAACCGGGCGCTGGAGTCCGGGCCGCACGGGCCGGAGGCGATCGACGTGGTCTTCCTCGACATCAACATGCCCGGCCTCGACGGCCTGGACCTCGCCCGCCTGCTGACCGGGTTCGCCGAACCCCCACTGGTCGTGTTCGTCACCGCGCACGAGGACTTCGCCGTCCAGGCCTTCGACCTCAAGGCCGTCGACTACGTCCTCAAACCCGTCCGCAAGGAACGTCTCGCGGAGGCCGTCCGGCGAGCCGCCGAGCGCAGTGACTCCGGCCCCCGCATCCCCGTGCACGAACCCGACCCGGACCACATACCCGTGGAGCTCGGCGGTGTGACCCGCTTCGTCTCCGTCGACGACATCACGCACGTCGAGGCGCAGGGCGACTACGCCCGGCTGCACACCCACAAGGGCAGCCATCTCGTACGGATCCCGCTGTCGGCCCTGGAGGAACGCTGGCGCTCCAGAGGCTTCCTCCGCATCCACCGCCGCCACCTGGTCGCCCTGCGCCACATCGGCGAACTCCGCCTGGACGCGGGTACGGTGAGCGTCCTGGTCGGCTCCGAGGAACTCCAGGTCAGCCGGCGCCACACCCGTGAACTGCGGGACCTGCTGATGAGGAGGCCGTGA
- a CDS encoding Lrp/AsnC family transcriptional regulator, whose protein sequence is MNSRPTPFDELDRKILTALMANARTSFAEIGTVVGLSATAVKRRVDRLRDTGVITGFTATVRPSALGWLTEAYVEVYCEGAAPPRRLAEMVRHHPEITAAMTVTGGADALLHVRARDVDHFEEVLERIRTEPFIRKTISVMVLSHLLPESPEAGASQPVPEEKPGNATDVR, encoded by the coding sequence ATGAACAGCAGGCCCACACCGTTCGACGAGCTGGACCGGAAGATCCTCACCGCGCTGATGGCGAACGCCAGGACCAGTTTCGCCGAGATCGGCACGGTGGTCGGGCTGTCCGCGACCGCGGTGAAGCGGCGGGTGGACCGGCTGCGCGACACCGGTGTGATCACCGGGTTCACGGCGACGGTGCGGCCGTCGGCTCTTGGCTGGCTCACGGAGGCCTACGTCGAGGTGTACTGCGAGGGCGCGGCCCCGCCCCGGCGGCTCGCGGAGATGGTCCGCCACCATCCGGAGATCACCGCGGCCATGACGGTGACGGGCGGGGCGGACGCGTTGCTGCATGTGCGGGCGCGGGACGTGGACCACTTCGAGGAGGTGCTGGAGCGGATCCGGACGGAGCCGTTCATCCGGAAGACGATCAGCGTGATGGTGCTGTCCCACCTCCTCCCGGAGAGCCCGGAGGCGGGCGCCAGCCAGCCCGTACCGGAGGAAAAACCCGGGAACGCAACGGACGTGCGCTGA
- the rocD gene encoding ornithine--oxo-acid transaminase, with translation MTAPVRTRSSADLIIAEEPVLAHNYHPLPVVVARAEGTWVEDVEGRRYLDLLAGYSALNFGHRHPALIEAAHRQLDRLTLTSRAFHNDRLAEFAERLAELTGLDMVLPMNTGAEAVESAIKVARKWAYEVKGVPADRATIVVAADNFHGRTTTIVSFSTDETARAGFGPFTPGFRVVPYNDLAALEAAVDETTAAVLIEPIQGEAGVVIPDEGYLTGVRELTRRRGCLFVADEIQSGLGRTGRTLAVEHEGVVPDVLLLGKALGGGIVPVSAVVARRDVLGVLRPGEHGSTFGGNPLSAAVGTAVVELLETGEFQRRAADLGTVLRDGLTGLVGKGVVGFRARGLWAGVDVDPAVGTGREIGERLLREGVLVKDTHGSTIRMAPPLTITGEELAMALGALERVLGTG, from the coding sequence ATGACCGCTCCCGTCCGCACCCGTTCGTCCGCCGATCTGATCATCGCCGAGGAGCCGGTGCTGGCGCACAACTACCATCCGCTGCCCGTGGTCGTCGCCCGTGCGGAGGGCACCTGGGTGGAGGACGTGGAGGGCCGCCGTTACCTCGACCTGCTGGCCGGCTACTCGGCCCTCAACTTCGGTCACCGGCACCCCGCGCTGATCGAGGCGGCACACCGCCAGCTGGACCGGCTGACGCTCACCTCGCGCGCCTTCCACAACGACCGGCTCGCCGAATTCGCCGAGCGGCTGGCGGAGTTGACCGGCCTCGACATGGTGCTGCCCATGAACACCGGCGCCGAGGCGGTGGAGAGCGCGATCAAGGTGGCCCGCAAGTGGGCGTACGAGGTGAAGGGCGTTCCGGCGGACCGGGCCACGATCGTGGTGGCGGCGGACAACTTCCACGGCCGTACCACGACGATCGTGTCGTTCTCCACGGACGAGACCGCCCGGGCGGGCTTCGGCCCGTTCACGCCGGGCTTCCGTGTCGTGCCGTACAACGACCTGGCCGCGCTGGAGGCGGCGGTCGACGAGACGACGGCGGCGGTGCTGATCGAGCCCATCCAGGGCGAGGCCGGCGTGGTCATCCCGGACGAGGGCTATCTGACCGGCGTACGCGAACTGACCCGCCGACGGGGCTGTCTCTTCGTGGCCGACGAGATCCAGTCGGGGCTCGGCCGCACGGGCCGCACGCTCGCCGTGGAGCACGAGGGCGTGGTGCCGGACGTACTGCTGCTGGGCAAGGCGCTGGGCGGCGGAATCGTCCCGGTGTCCGCGGTCGTCGCCCGCCGGGACGTGCTCGGCGTGCTGCGACCGGGCGAGCACGGATCGACGTTCGGCGGCAATCCGCTCTCCGCCGCGGTCGGCACGGCGGTGGTCGAGTTGCTGGAGACGGGCGAGTTCCAGCGCCGCGCCGCCGACCTGGGCACGGTGCTGCGCGACGGGCTCACGGGTCTGGTCGGCAAGGGCGTCGTCGGCTTCCGCGCACGCGGACTGTGGGCGGGCGTCGACGTGGACCCGGCCGTGGGCACCGGCCGTGAGATCGGCGAGCGGCTGCTCCGGGAGGGCGTCCTGGTCAAGGACACCCACGGTTCGACCATCCGCATGGCCCCGCCCCTGACGATCACCGGGGAGGAGCTCGCCATGGCGCTCGGGGCGCTGGAGAGGGTGCTGGGGACGGGGTGA
- a CDS encoding protein kinase: MGRVIAGRYELLNRLGSGGMGHVWLAHDRRLACEVALKEIVFRDPAEASLEREARVARARAEARYAAGLRGHPHVVTVHDVLEHDGLPWIVMEYVAGAVDLRDLVETRGPLAPAECARVGLAVLDALTAGHKRGVLHRDVKPANILLAPDRSGAPYGRVLLMDYGISVQPDTDQTRYTLASVLVGTAGYLAPERATGEAPTPAADLFSLGCTLYHAVEGEGPFERESHLAEITAVVMEEPRPAVRAGALAPVLRALLAKDPAQRLTAPETEAALSRIVTPQPEAYARTRTDLGSQPPWAGTPAPPPDPQGSGPPPAGSLEPGPAPGPHGHGSAAGQRGHGSVAEPIRHEAPAGSPEPGPPPAGTPEPGSPAGPHRHVAPTGPPGHSPPPAGTPKPAPAAGPHAHGSVAEPRGRRSPAGADGRRVSTGGPDGAGPAWPWPAMGPEGYGSDSAGFGAVVPPAAEPGRRRRERSHALRAALACGLGLTLALGGVWYAMADRSGGGSESGTGPPYGETVGLAKSLREGDCVLAEWAGGARFQGAPRLTLDPACGGAAAPDGQVLALVAAASAEEARRLGPARCEERTREIRDKLADVRSLAVVPSQDGFRAAGRRIACLVVGAHGPVYGPLGGHRLPGSGFADTATMQKRDCLDIRSNRDARLVSCGGPHDEQVLGFTRLGAEVTLREARTESDVACGREVPPGDYGFAPSAYTAGSWTSEGPWKNGTHFVVCTVRRQNGGTMEGDEP; this comes from the coding sequence GTGGGCCGGGTCATCGCCGGCCGCTATGAGCTGTTGAACCGGCTCGGCAGTGGCGGCATGGGCCATGTGTGGCTGGCCCACGACCGGAGACTCGCCTGCGAGGTCGCGCTCAAGGAGATCGTGTTCCGCGACCCGGCCGAGGCGAGTCTCGAACGGGAGGCGCGGGTGGCGCGGGCCCGCGCCGAGGCCCGGTACGCGGCCGGGCTGCGCGGCCATCCGCACGTGGTGACCGTGCACGACGTGCTGGAGCACGACGGGCTGCCGTGGATCGTCATGGAGTACGTGGCGGGCGCCGTCGACCTGCGGGACCTGGTCGAGACGCGGGGGCCGCTCGCCCCCGCCGAGTGCGCCCGGGTCGGCCTGGCCGTGCTCGACGCGCTGACCGCGGGGCACAAACGGGGCGTGCTGCACCGGGACGTGAAACCGGCGAACATCCTGCTGGCGCCGGATCGCTCGGGAGCTCCGTACGGACGTGTCCTGCTCATGGACTACGGGATCTCCGTGCAGCCGGACACCGATCAGACGCGGTACACGCTGGCGTCCGTGCTCGTGGGCACGGCCGGCTATCTGGCACCCGAGCGGGCCACGGGCGAGGCGCCCACCCCGGCCGCCGACCTGTTCTCACTGGGGTGCACGCTCTACCACGCGGTGGAGGGCGAGGGGCCGTTCGAGCGCGAGTCGCATCTCGCCGAGATCACCGCGGTGGTCATGGAGGAGCCACGGCCGGCCGTGCGGGCCGGGGCGCTGGCGCCCGTGCTGCGGGCCCTGCTCGCGAAGGACCCGGCCCAGCGGCTGACAGCGCCGGAGACCGAGGCGGCTCTGTCGCGGATCGTCACCCCGCAGCCGGAGGCGTACGCCCGCACCCGGACCGACCTGGGGTCGCAGCCGCCGTGGGCGGGCACGCCCGCGCCGCCGCCAGATCCGCAGGGGTCCGGTCCGCCGCCCGCCGGTTCACTGGAGCCCGGCCCGGCACCGGGGCCGCACGGGCACGGGTCGGCTGCGGGGCAGCGCGGGCACGGATCAGTCGCAGAGCCGATCAGGCACGAGGCGCCCGCGGGATCGCCGGAGCCCGGACCGCCACCCGCAGGGACACCGGAGCCCGGCTCGCCCGCAGGCCCACACAGGCACGTGGCACCCACAGGGCCACCGGGACACAGCCCGCCACCCGCAGGGACACCGAAGCCCGCACCGGCCGCAGGGCCGCACGCGCATGGATCAGTCGCGGAGCCGCGCGGGCGCAGGTCGCCCGCGGGGGCGGACGGCCGCCGGGTGTCGACGGGCGGGCCGGACGGGGCCGGGCCGGCGTGGCCCTGGCCGGCCATGGGGCCCGAGGGGTACGGGTCGGACTCGGCCGGGTTCGGGGCGGTGGTGCCGCCCGCGGCCGAACCCGGTCGGCGGCGGCGTGAGCGCTCGCACGCTCTGCGGGCCGCCCTCGCCTGCGGACTGGGGCTGACGCTCGCGCTGGGCGGTGTCTGGTACGCCATGGCCGACCGATCGGGTGGCGGCTCCGAGAGTGGGACCGGGCCGCCGTACGGCGAGACCGTCGGTCTGGCCAAGTCGCTGCGCGAGGGAGATTGTGTCCTCGCCGAGTGGGCGGGCGGCGCCCGTTTCCAGGGTGCGCCCCGGCTGACCCTGGACCCCGCCTGTGGGGGCGCGGCGGCACCGGACGGGCAGGTGCTGGCTCTCGTGGCGGCGGCGTCGGCGGAGGAGGCGCGGCGGCTGGGGCCGGCCCGGTGCGAGGAGCGGACGCGGGAGATCCGGGACAAGCTCGCCGATGTGCGCAGTCTCGCCGTCGTGCCGTCGCAGGACGGTTTCCGGGCCGCCGGGCGGCGCATCGCCTGTCTGGTGGTCGGCGCGCACGGGCCGGTGTACGGGCCGCTGGGCGGCCACCGCCTGCCCGGCTCGGGCTTCGCGGACACGGCGACCATGCAGAAGCGGGACTGTCTGGACATCCGGTCCAACCGGGACGCCCGGCTGGTGTCCTGCGGCGGACCGCACGACGAGCAGGTGCTCGGGTTCACCCGGCTCGGCGCCGAGGTCACGCTCCGCGAGGCGCGCACCGAGTCGGACGTGGCGTGCGGGCGGGAGGTGCCGCCGGGCGATTACGGATTCGCCCCTTCGGCCTACACGGCGGGCTCCTGGACCAGCGAGGGGCCCTGGAAGAACGGCACGCATTTCGTCGTCTGCACCGTCCGGAGGCAGAACGGGGGCACCATGGAGGGAGACGAACCATGA
- a CDS encoding histidine kinase codes for MSGFLAGLCVAILPLLAAGFWLGRRTARPQNLGGLGTPVEHATFETLHTASLAAPPLRAGLTEETARKSARRLRTLLGTDALCLTDQQEVLVWDGVGGHHRSEIMERLAGPLDTGRGEAFRLTCDTPDCPVRWAVVAPLTVDDRVHGALVACAPRESAILVRAAGEVARWVSVQLELADLDQSRTRLIEAEIKALRAQISPHFIFNSLAVIASFVRTDPERARELLLEFADFTRYSFRRHGDFTTLADELHAIDHYLALVRARFGDRLSVTLQIAPEVLPVALPFLCLQPLVENAVKHGLEGKAVSAGKSHITITAQDSGAEALVVIEDDGAGMDPVLLRRILAGEISPSGGIGLSNVDDRLRQVYGDGYGLVIETAVGAGMKITARVPKYQPGVHSASRLSDG; via the coding sequence ATGAGCGGATTCCTCGCCGGGCTGTGCGTGGCGATCCTGCCGCTGCTGGCCGCCGGTTTCTGGCTCGGCCGGCGTACGGCGCGCCCGCAGAACCTCGGCGGACTCGGCACACCCGTCGAGCACGCCACCTTCGAGACCCTGCACACCGCCTCCCTCGCCGCACCCCCGCTGCGGGCCGGCCTGACCGAGGAGACCGCCCGCAAGTCGGCCCGCCGACTGCGCACACTGCTCGGCACGGACGCGCTGTGTCTGACCGACCAGCAGGAGGTCCTGGTCTGGGACGGCGTGGGCGGCCACCACCGCTCCGAGATCATGGAGCGCCTGGCGGGCCCCTTGGACACCGGTCGCGGAGAGGCGTTCCGGCTCACCTGCGACACCCCTGACTGCCCGGTGCGCTGGGCGGTCGTCGCCCCCCTCACCGTCGACGACCGGGTCCACGGCGCCCTGGTGGCCTGCGCACCCCGCGAGTCCGCCATCCTCGTCAGGGCCGCCGGCGAGGTCGCCCGCTGGGTCTCCGTACAGCTGGAACTCGCCGACCTCGACCAGTCCCGCACCCGCCTCATCGAGGCCGAGATCAAGGCCCTGCGCGCCCAGATATCCCCGCACTTCATCTTCAACTCGCTCGCGGTGATCGCCTCGTTCGTGCGCACCGACCCCGAGCGGGCCCGCGAACTGCTCCTGGAATTCGCCGACTTCACCCGCTACTCGTTCCGCAGACACGGCGACTTCACCACCCTGGCCGACGAACTGCACGCCATCGACCACTACTTGGCGCTCGTACGGGCACGCTTCGGCGACCGCCTCTCGGTGACCCTGCAGATCGCCCCGGAGGTGCTGCCGGTCGCGCTGCCGTTCCTCTGCCTCCAGCCCCTCGTCGAGAACGCCGTCAAGCACGGCCTCGAGGGCAAGGCGGTGTCCGCGGGCAAGAGCCACATCACGATCACCGCACAGGACTCCGGCGCCGAGGCCCTGGTCGTCATCGAGGACGACGGCGCCGGAATGGACCCCGTCCTGCTGCGCCGCATCCTCGCCGGTGAGATCAGCCCGTCCGGCGGCATCGGCCTGTCCAACGTGGACGACCGGCTCCGCCAGGTCTACGGCGACGGCTACGGCCTGGTCATCGAGACCGCCGTGGGAGCGGGCATGAAAATCACCGCCCGGGTGCCGAAATACCAGCCGGGGGTGCACTCCGCGAGCCGCCTCAGCGACGGCTGA
- a CDS encoding arginine deiminase-related protein, with the protein MTDTRVPRRRRFLVCEPRHFAVQYAINPWMHPDTRVDADLAHEQWQELIRVYRTHGHEVDTLEPVPGLPDMVFAANSAVVVGGRVFGSLFHAPERRPESTHYDTWFKAAGYDVHRPTSVCEGEGDLVWTGRYLLAGTGFRTTREAHREVQEFFGHPVISLTLVDPYFYHLDTALFVLDGGHDGNIVYYPEAFSHGSRAVLAGLYPDAVLATRDDAMTFGLNSVSDGRNVFIAPQAEALATRLADRGYVPVPVDLSEFQKAGGGIKCCTQEIRS; encoded by the coding sequence GTGACCGATACCCGTGTGCCGCGCCGACGGCGCTTCCTCGTCTGCGAACCCAGACACTTCGCCGTGCAGTACGCGATCAACCCCTGGATGCATCCCGACACCCGAGTCGACGCCGATCTGGCCCACGAGCAGTGGCAGGAGCTGATCCGCGTCTACCGGACCCATGGCCACGAGGTCGACACCCTGGAGCCGGTCCCGGGCCTCCCGGACATGGTCTTCGCCGCCAACTCGGCGGTCGTGGTCGGCGGCCGGGTCTTCGGCTCGCTCTTCCACGCGCCCGAACGCCGTCCCGAGTCCACGCACTACGACACCTGGTTCAAGGCGGCGGGCTACGACGTCCACCGCCCCACGTCCGTCTGTGAGGGCGAGGGAGACCTGGTGTGGACGGGCCGGTACCTGCTGGCCGGCACCGGCTTCCGCACGACCCGCGAGGCCCACCGCGAGGTGCAGGAGTTCTTCGGCCACCCGGTGATCAGCCTGACGCTGGTGGACCCGTACTTCTACCACCTGGACACGGCCCTGTTCGTCCTGGACGGCGGCCACGACGGAAACATCGTCTACTACCCGGAGGCCTTCTCCCACGGCAGTCGCGCGGTCCTCGCGGGGCTGTACCCGGACGCGGTGCTCGCCACCCGCGACGACGCGATGACGTTCGGACTGAACTCCGTCTCCGACGGCCGGAACGTCTTCATCGCACCGCAGGCCGAGGCGCTGGCCACCCGCCTCGCCGACCGCGGTTATGTCCCCGTCCCCGTCGACCTCTCGGAGTTCCAGAAGGCCGGCGGTGGCATCAAGTGCTGCACCCAGGAGATCCGCTCATGA